The following are from one region of the Mycolicibacterium diernhoferi genome:
- a CDS encoding cutinase family protein, with translation MILKPRGGARRFTVLASAVLIVLAALTTNTLTTPALLPAAGAVSCPDAELIFARGRHESPGAGQIGNALVSALRSKSGKNVALYAVRYPADTQIDIGANDMSGRVQYMMDNCPGTRLVLGGYSLGAAVTDVVLAVPFPAFGFDRPLPPGSDQKVAAVALFGNGIAWVGPISNFNPLYQERTIELCHGDDPICNPTDPENWEDYWADHLAPAYISAGMVNQAADFVAPRL, from the coding sequence GTGATCTTGAAGCCGAGGGGTGGGGCCCGCCGGTTCACCGTGCTGGCATCAGCGGTGCTGATCGTGCTGGCCGCCCTGACCACGAACACATTGACCACGCCCGCTCTGCTGCCCGCCGCGGGAGCGGTGTCGTGTCCCGACGCCGAGTTGATCTTCGCGCGGGGCCGGCACGAGTCCCCCGGCGCCGGCCAGATCGGTAATGCGCTCGTCAGCGCACTGCGCTCCAAGTCGGGCAAGAACGTCGCGCTGTACGCGGTGCGCTACCCCGCCGACACCCAGATCGACATCGGCGCCAACGACATGAGCGGCCGCGTGCAGTACATGATGGACAACTGCCCCGGCACCCGGCTCGTACTGGGCGGCTACTCGCTCGGCGCGGCCGTCACCGACGTTGTGCTGGCCGTTCCGTTCCCCGCGTTCGGTTTCGATCGCCCGCTGCCTCCCGGATCCGACCAGAAGGTCGCCGCAGTGGCCTTGTTCGGCAACGGAATTGCGTGGGTGGGACCGATCTCGAACTTCAATCCGCTCTACCAGGAACGCACGATCGAGCTGTGCCACGGTGACGACCCGATCTGTAACCCCACCGATCCGGAGAACTGGGAGGACTACTGGGCCGATCACCTGGCCCCCGCCTACATCAGCGCCGGCATGGTGAATCAGGCCGCCGACTTCGTGGCGCCACGACTCTGA
- the truA gene encoding tRNA pseudouridine(38-40) synthase TruA, giving the protein MNMPVTDSGGGHVQFPVAPLAPAGSPVAPLAPVRLRLDVAYDGTDFAGWATQDGQRTVAGVLEESLSTVFRTPVVLRAAGRTDAGVHATGQVVHVDIPGDALVHAFPRTPRPPDEHEFLPLVRRLARFVPEDVRVLGIRRAPAGFDARFSALRRHYEYRLSTAPYGATPQQARFVTPWTRPLDVDAMAAASQRLIGLHDFAAFCKHREGATTIREMQRLDWVHEGDLITAHVSADAFCWNMVRSLVGALLAVGEGRRDADWCAALLDASKRSSDFAAAPARGLTLVGVDYPADEDLAARTVITRDLRTL; this is encoded by the coding sequence ATGAACATGCCCGTCACCGATTCCGGTGGCGGGCATGTTCAGTTTCCCGTCGCTCCGCTCGCCCCGGCTGGATCTCCCGTCGCTCCGCTCGCCCCGGTTCGTCTACGCCTCGACGTGGCCTACGACGGGACCGACTTCGCCGGCTGGGCCACCCAGGACGGGCAGCGCACCGTGGCCGGTGTGCTGGAGGAATCGCTGTCCACGGTGTTCCGCACACCGGTCGTGCTGCGGGCCGCCGGACGCACCGATGCCGGGGTGCACGCCACCGGTCAGGTCGTGCACGTCGACATTCCGGGCGACGCGCTGGTGCACGCCTTCCCGCGTACCCCGCGCCCGCCGGACGAACACGAGTTCCTGCCGCTGGTGCGCCGGCTGGCACGGTTCGTCCCCGAGGACGTCCGGGTGCTCGGGATCCGCCGGGCGCCCGCCGGGTTCGACGCCCGGTTCTCGGCACTGCGCCGGCACTACGAATACCGGCTCAGCACAGCGCCGTACGGAGCCACCCCCCAGCAGGCCCGGTTCGTCACGCCGTGGACGCGTCCGCTGGACGTGGACGCGATGGCGGCCGCCTCGCAGCGGCTGATCGGCCTGCACGACTTCGCCGCCTTCTGCAAACACCGCGAGGGCGCCACCACCATCCGCGAGATGCAGCGGCTGGACTGGGTCCACGAGGGTGACCTGATCACCGCTCACGTCAGTGCCGACGCCTTCTGCTGGAACATGGTGCGCTCGTTGGTCGGTGCGCTGTTGGCGGTCGGGGAGGGCCGCCGGGACGCGGACTGGTGCGCGGCCCTGCTGGACGCGTCGAAGCGCTCCAGCGATTTCGCGGCGGCCCCGGCGCGCGGTCTGACGCTGGTCGGCGTGGACTATCCGGCGGACGAGGATCTCGCGGCGCGCACCGTGATCACGCGCGACCTGCGCACGCTCTGA